Genomic DNA from Lagenorhynchus albirostris chromosome 9, mLagAlb1.1, whole genome shotgun sequence:
GATCAGGAGCTACCTTCACTCTTAGGCAGTCAACCACATTCTCTCTTGTAGTCCCCCAATATCTCCAGTAAAAACCAGGAAACGTACTTGGAACAAGCACAGGGTAATGGCAATTTCAGGTCTGCACTTCATTGAACAAGCCCAGAGACACTGCTTTTTGCTGTGCAAATGTCCGGTTTGGTAGGTAGCTGGAAAGCCCATTTCTGTGAACAAactctctaccatttttctttcttcatgtttGTGTAGTACATTTAATTTCACCAAAGACTTTCAAGCCATTATTCAATTTTCATGACAACCCAGGAAAATAAAATGGGCAGAGATTATCATCTTCTTTAAGAGATGATAGCTGAAGCATGagctctaagaaaaataaaacagaagtctAAATATGAAGCATCTACCATTCTAAATGAATTGGATTtactttaacatattttattcattaattaatcTTTCTAACATTGGACTTCTAGTCCCATTCCCAGGGGTATAAATGAGGGCTAATTGGGACATGGCAGGAAACTGTACTTACCATCATTAGCCatagggaaatataaatcaaaaccacagtaagataccatGTCACACCCACTAAGAGggctagaatttaaaaaaaatattaataacaacaaaTGTTATAGAGTATATGAAGAAATTGGGAGTTTCATACATGCAAGTAGAAATGTAATTTGgtatagtcactttggaaaacagcctggcaTGTTCCTCAGACAGATAAACgtagttaccatatgactcagcatttctactcctaggtataaacccaagagaaattaaaacataattctACAAATACTTGCACATGAACgttcataggagcattatttataacagctgcaaagtagaaataattcaaatgtcCTTCTACttacgaatggataaacaaaatgtggtatatccttaccgtggcatattattcagctatcaaaaggaatgaagtactgatacatgcagcaacgtgcatgaaccttgaaaacatgcaaaatgaaagaaatcagtcacaaaagatcacacattgtatgattccatttatttcaaacGTCCAGAACTGGTAAATCTATaaagagagaaagtagattagtggttacctagggctgggggtgggatgagAGAAAAATGTTAATGATTGCTAAGGGGATACATtttgttgggggcaggggagtaATGGTAATGTTCTAAAATGCATTGTTGTGATAGTAGCACAGATCTATGAATATAATaccaaaaatattgaatcatgcaCTTGAaataggtgaattgtatggtatataaactgtatttcaataaagtgctaattgaaattttaaaaaagggagaaaagaaactgGACTTACCTCCTGCAGCAGAAAGAAACGTGGGCTGCTGGCCTCTCAATCTCTTCTTATCTCATGGCTGAATTCCTTTATCCAAGGGATTAATCCCTTTATCCAAGGCTTCAGGCCTCCCCCTCCCATCTCATTCAGCTTTCTGGGTCAGGGTCTGCTGGACAATGGCCTTTGCACAGCCACTTCATGGCCCGAGATCAGCTTTTCTATGTTTCTCCCCAAGCTTGGATTACACTTTAAACCTGCAAAATTCCCTACATGTCTCTACCCAACCCCAGCCAACTGCTGAAGTCTGGTGGGTGAGGTGAAACCTCTGAGGGGAAGATGAAGGCTGCCTGGCTTCACTCACCTATACTTGCACATGcagaaaaggacagaaattaaggaaagcttctgggggtggggaagtgtCTTGAAGCAACAGGAGGAGCCAGAAACACCTCCTATAGAGCCAATTCAAATACATTCAGTCATTCCAAGTCTAGAACTCTGCAGCACCAATCAGAAagtgggaagaggaagaaatgtgTGTCCTAAGCAAGAAAGAACTGTGTCAGGATTTTAAAGAACAGCAGGTACAACAGGCTTTAATAATACCagaggccgggcttccctggtggcgcagtggttgagagtccgcctgccgatgcaggagacatgggttcgagctctggtccgggaagatcccacatgccacggagcaaataaacctgtgcaccacaactactgagcctgcgctctagagcttgggagccacaactactgaagcccactctcatagagcccgtgctccacaacaaaagaatccaccacaatgcgaagcctgcacaccacaatgaagagtagcccgcactcgCCGCACCtgaagaaagcccgcgtgcagtaacaaagacccaatgcagccaaaaattaattaagtttttaaaaaagcatgttgTAATCATCTCAtcttaagaaaaaacaacaacaaagcctTTATTTCCCCATTTCCATGCAGCCATCTGTCTTTTCTCATTTACAGTACTCTTATTGGATTCACTTTCTCTCCtatgcatttactttttttttttttttttttttgtggtacgcgggcctctcacagttgtggcctctcccgttgaggagaacaggctccggacgcgcaggctcagcggccatggcttacggggccagccgctccacggcacgtgagatcttcccggaccggggcatgaacccgtgtcccctgcatcggcaggcggactttccaccactgcgccaccagggaagccccctatgcaTTTACTTTTAAACCCACACCAATTAGGTTTTCTGTCCTCACCACTTTTCCAAATTGGCCTCATCATGGCCCTCAATCTAACCTGTCTCTCTTGTTCAAATCCAGTGATCAGTTCTCCGTCCTCATCTTACTGACCTACCAGGATCACTTGACACAGTTGGTTACTCTCTCCTTTTTTTGAAactcttctccttcttcatttggcttctttctctctctaacttctttttctgacttaatgttttatttcttctcaattTCCTTTGCTGAATTCATCTAATCCTCCAGACTTCTAAATATTGTACTATCCATGACTCAGTTTTTTCTTACCTCTATCCTTTTACTATGCTCACTAATTGCACAATTCTAAATACTCTGTTGATGCTGATGAACTCTAGACTCACAATGTTGAACTACCTTCCTACACTTTTTTTGGATGTGAAATAGACatcttaaatatatgtaaaactgaactCAATTTTCCATTTAACAACCTTATTTCCTGGTCATTTTTTTACCTCAACAAATAGCCAATCCATTCTTTGAATTTTTCTGGGGGATaataataatgggaaaaaaaataaaaagtttatttcatcCTGAACCTCTCTTTCATACTCTAGATCCTACCCATTAGAAAGTCAATAtgttgaaatataaataaagaattcATGGCTAATGTTGAATCGGAGAGGAAACAGGAACATATGATGCCAGGAAGTGGCTCAACTGGCAGGTAGCTGAATTTGGGTTTTCATGGGCACACAAGGGATTAAGGAGCTTTTCTTAATTGTCCAATCCCAGTCTGAGTCTCCACATACCACAAAACAGCTGTGTGAAAGCAAAACTCTTGGCTTGAGAAGGAAGTGTCAGCCCAGGCCCCTCACTATGAAGAAGGCAATTGAGACAAAGGAAATAGAAGAGTTGAAGGGTTGGGGGAGATGAAGCCCCCAGGGATTCAGAACACCTTGGAGAAGTCTCAGAAGTCCATTGTATGAGGCTGTGATGTCGGTGCTGAGGTCACAGAGGAGACCTGATGGAGTGAGTTCTGGCTTAGAAGGCTTCCGTGGTGGCTGTTCAGCAAGATGAGGGCAGTTTTGAGCCTTGTATAAGAGGAAGGACGGGGCCACAGCTGATTGGTATGTTTCCCCAAACTGGGCCCTTCATGCTGCCCTTGCCCCTTCACTCATCAACTGTAGACCTCTTTCCCAGGGCCTCAGGTTTCCCTCCCATGACCCCCGACATCTCTCAAACCCAAAATCCTCCCAAAGCATCCTATCCCAGGGACCTCATAACCCTTTCCATGTGGACCCTGCAGTCCCCCCACCCTGAGATCCCAGATCCTCTTCCTGTTCACCTTTCCTACTTTCACCACTACCCAAAAGGCTGATCTCAGtctcccatccccatccccctaGCTGTGTTCCCACAGACCTGGGCCTCCTGCTGCCCACCATGGCCAAAAGTGGAGAGGCCCTGCCGCAGGGCAGCCCGGTGCTGGTCCAGGATCCTCACCTCATCAAGGTGACAGTGAAGACGCCCAAGGACAAGGAGGATTTCTCAGTTACAGACACTTGTACCATCCAGCAGCTGAAGGAAGAGATAGCCCAGCGCTTTAAGGCCCACCCTGATCAGCTGATCCTAATATTTGCTGGCAAAATCCTCAAGGACCCTGACTCACTGGCACAGTGTGGGGTCCGAGATGGCCTCACTGTCCACCTGGTCATCAAGATGCAGCGCCGTACTGTGGGCACTGAGTGCCCAGCTGCTTCGGTCCCTATCCCAGCCCCAAGCCTTGGATCACTCCCTCAGCCAAGCTCCATTTACCCAGCAGACAGGCTACCCACCTTTAGCTTAGGTGTCCTCACAGGCCTCAATGGGCTAGGCCTGACCTCCGGTAGTTTCCCCGACCCGCCAAGCTCACTGATGTGGCAGGATATGTCTGTGCCTGAGTTTGTGGCTCAGATCATTGATGACTCCTTCATCCAGGGTCTGCTGTCCAACACAGGCCTGGTGCGCCAGCTGGTTCTTGACAACCCCCATATGCAGCAGCTGATCCAGCACAACCCTGAGATTGGGCACATTCTCAACAACCCTGAAATCATGCGGCAGACAATGGAGTTTCTGTGCAAACCTGCCATGATGCAAGAGATGATGCGTAGCCAGGACCGGGCACTCAGAAACCTGGAGAGCATCCCTGGTGGCTACAATGTGCTCCGTACCATGTATACAGATATCATGCACCCAATGCTTAATGCAGTGCAGGAGCAGTTTGGTGGCAATCCCTTTGCTACCACCACTACTGCTAATGCTACCACCAGTAGCTGCCAACCTTCAAGGATGGAGAACTGTgaccctctccccaacccctgggcttcCACGTTTGCAGGCTCAGCTGGTaggagaggcaggaggcctggggaccaGGATGTATCCGAACTTAGAAACAGCGTTTGCAATATTCTAGGTAATATGAGGCTCTATGACTATCTCCAGCAATTACATGAGAGGCCCCTGTCCCTGAGAACCTATCCGCAGGGGATTGCATCTACCCTCAGCCCAAGCCaagaaccaccaccaccaccaggaagccaagTTTCCCCAACTTCACCCTCATCCCAGGAACTTGAGTCAGGCCAGCCTCTCCCCAGGGAGTCAGTAGCAATCAAGGGGAAGCCCTCCTGCCCTGCATTCTTGAGATATCCCACAGAGAGCAGTGCTAGAAAAGCGGGAAGCCGAGATGGCGCAGGGAATGGCTCCACTGCCCACAGCACCAACATGCCTGATCTTGTCTCCAGGCTGGAGTGTGCTGCCAACAAGGCCCCATTCGTTCCTTCCCCACCTTCACCCATGGCAGTTACCGCTGGAACCCCTGAGCATGTCTGGCTGCCGCCACCAGCTTACCCAAGATCTCTGAGGCCAGCCAGAATGAATGAGGCCCCACAGTTGCAGGACGAAATGCGCTGGcagctgccactgctgctgcACCTTCAGGCAGCCATGGCAAACCCTCGTGCCATGCATGCCTTGCTGCAGATTGAGCAGGGTCTGCAGATCCTGGCTACTGAAGCCCCTCGCCTCCTCCTTTTGTTCATGCCTTGCCTAGCAGGGCTGGGAAGTACGGCAGGAAGTACAGAGCCTCGAGAGGGTGCCCTTATGCCTGCGGATCCTCCCCTAGCCCCAGGTCCTGAAGTTCCCTCAGCACAAGGCTCTGTGGAGCTGGGCCTCCATTCCATGCCCTTCCTCCAGATGTTGCAAGCCCTAGCTGGCGCCAATCCCCTGCAGCTGCAGCCCGAGACTCACTTCCGGGTGCAGCTAGAGCAATTGCGGGCCATGGGCTTTCTGAATCCTGAAGCCAATCTGCAGGCCCTCATTGCCACCGGAGGTGATGTAGATGCTGCTGTGAAGAAGCTGAGGCAGCTGTAGGAGCCCTAGTTGTTCAGACCGTATCTTTTCCTCTGTGCTTTTTCCCCCATATCCCCTACCTTAACACCCCCATTCTTGAATGCAGCTGCACTATGATGCTCTTTACTGTGGAGACAATGTTGTTCCAGAGTCATTGGGAAGAATGAGAGCCAGGACAGGGTAGGGGTGCTGCGAGTGACCCAGCCATCCCTGCCACTGTACCATCGTGGGACCCCAGTCTGAGCTCTGCTAACGCCTATCTTGAGATGCAATTACATCCAATCTTCCGTGTCATCTGCTGCCTGAGTCTGATTTTTTTTGTGGTCTATGAGAAAAGCGGGGGGTGTATAGGAGAAGAGGTGGTGGTAAGAGCTGTCTCTGCATGGATGGGAGGGCTTGGATGGGAAACCAAAAGGTTTCAAGTTAGAAGATTCAGAGGCACGGGGAACAGAGGAGGGTGAGATGAAGACTGCAGCTTTCCTGGTGTCCTTCCAAAGGTCCCCCCAGATTTGGTGTCCTGTAGGAGCTGCCACCATGCACTCTGTGTTCTTTGGGGCTCTCTACCATCAGCCAGACTGAAAAGTGGGCACAGCTTCTTATTTTTACTGCCTCTGAGCATTATCCTACAGGTGGCTCTCACTTTTGGGATTTGATTCTGATCTGAGTGGATAGCAATAGAGCAAGAATCAGGCTGAGTTCTAAGATTCCCTGATCTCACCAGGTTTACAAAGTTACTGTCCCTGGTAGCCAGATTTATAGTTGATTCCACTGCCACGGACCCAGCTTGttctggattttgtctttcttgcAATATCTAGCTCAGAAATTGAGGACCTACCCTGTGCTCAGCATTCTGCTAGGGATTAGGAATTCAATGTGAGTAAAAGAGGCATGGTCCTGCCCTCATGAGTGTATGATGGTAGCTGGAACTGTTCAAACAGTACTAATTATATATAATCACAAACTatgataagtgctataaaagaTGGGGAACTGTGAAATAGCGTAACAGAGGCTTGGTCTAgtctggggagagagggaagggttcTGTGAGCAGGTTCTCCAATCTAAAATCTGAAAAGTGGTAAGAATGAAGTAGGGAAAGATTCGAGAGGGGAGGGAAAAGTATTTCTGCAGAAGAACCATTATGTACAAAGGTGCTGAGGCAGGGTGTGCATAGCACACAGGAGATGCTCTCAGCATCTCAGACTAAATTCTCATTTGCACTCAGGGATGCTTCTCAATACCCATGTGCTTCTGGGGCAAAAGTGTTACAATTCATGAATCAAGTGAGTGAACCATGCCTTCCAGCAAATAAATGTGCCAGTGAGCTCACACAGGTAAACACGCTATGGAGTAATACACTAACACAAAATGCAtattcaccctttttttttttttttgtggtacgcgggcctctcactgctgtggcctctcctgttgtggagcacaggctccggacgtgcaggctcagcggccatggctcacgggcccagccgctctgcagcatgtgggatcttcccggaccggggcacgaacctgcgtcccctgcatcaacaggcggactctcaaccactgcgccaccagggaagacccatatTCACCCTTTAATACACCTTCACATGGGCACACTTTTGTGCACATGTATGAGCATACACACAAAACACAGTCTGTTAGAGTTTTATCACCGATGGGGGTATAAACAAGCAAAAATCTAATGCTGTATTCTTGTCAAGGAAAGAAAAGGGTCTTTGAAAGAGGATACCACTATAGTAAAAGTGGCCATGGTGTGTGTTTAAAAGTCAGAGACTCAGTGTTGGGGGTCCTTTTAGGGAGAAACAGGTTCTGCCTGGAATCTAGGATACTTGGACCAACCTGTCTTTACCTTTTAGCTACCAGCACATGGCTTAGAGATGAAATGAGCTTTGGGGGCAACTTTCTCccattgttttatgttttaatctCTAGGTGGAGCACAAGGCTTCAAACCTCCTTTTTATCCCCTCTTCACTCCCCATCAGTGAGGGAGTTCTTGTCCAGAGCAAATGAACTGTTGTTTACGTTGGGGCTAGGGGAAAGGCAGACGAAAGTCTTGCCTCTTCATTTCCTGCAACTAAGAAGGCTCTGGGACTGCTTCTG
This window encodes:
- the UBQLN3 gene encoding ubiquilin-3 — its product is MAKSGEALPQGSPVLVQDPHLIKVTVKTPKDKEDFSVTDTCTIQQLKEEIAQRFKAHPDQLILIFAGKILKDPDSLAQCGVRDGLTVHLVIKMQRRTVGTECPAASVPIPAPSLGSLPQPSSIYPADRLPTFSLGVLTGLNGLGLTSGSFPDPPSSLMWQDMSVPEFVAQIIDDSFIQGLLSNTGLVRQLVLDNPHMQQLIQHNPEIGHILNNPEIMRQTMEFLCKPAMMQEMMRSQDRALRNLESIPGGYNVLRTMYTDIMHPMLNAVQEQFGGNPFATTTTANATTSSCQPSRMENCDPLPNPWASTFAGSAGRRGRRPGDQDVSELRNSVCNILGNMRLYDYLQQLHERPLSLRTYPQGIASTLSPSQEPPPPPGSQVSPTSPSSQELESGQPLPRESVAIKGKPSCPAFLRYPTESSARKAGSRDGAGNGSTAHSTNMPDLVSRLECAANKAPFVPSPPSPMAVTAGTPEHVWLPPPAYPRSLRPARMNEAPQLQDEMRWQLPLLLHLQAAMANPRAMHALLQIEQGLQILATEAPRLLLLFMPCLAGLGSTAGSTEPREGALMPADPPLAPGPEVPSAQGSVELGLHSMPFLQMLQALAGANPLQLQPETHFRVQLEQLRAMGFLNPEANLQALIATGGDVDAAVKKLRQL